In Labrys monachus, the genomic stretch ACACGCCGAGCTCGAAGCCTTCGCGGCGCATCACCTCGATGAGGATGGCGAGCTGCAATTCGCCGCGGCCGGAGACGATGAACGAGTCCTTGTCGGCGGATTCCTCGATCTTGAGGGCGACGTTGCCTTCGGCCTCCTTGAGCAGCCGGTCGCGGATGACGCGGCTGGTCACCTTGTCGCCCTCGGTGCCGGCGAGCGGGGAATCATTGACCATGAAGGTCATCGACACCGTCGGCGGGTCGATGGGCTGGGCGACGATGCCCTGCGTCACCTCGAGCGCGCAGAAGGTGTCGGCGACGGTGCCGAGCGTCAGGCCCGCGATGGCGACGATGTCGCCGGCTTCGGCTTCCTCCACCGGCTGGCGCTCGATGCCGCGGAAGGCGAGGACCTTGGAGACGCGACCCTGCTCGACGACCTTGCCGTCGACGCCGATCGCCTTGATCGGCATGTTGGCCTTGAGCACGCCGGAGGAGATGCGGCCGGTGATGATGCGGCCGAGATAGGGATTGGCCTCCAGGATGGTGCCGAGCATGCGGAACGGACCGGGCTCGACCGTCGGCTGCTTGACGTGCTGGAGCACGAGATCGAACAGCGGCGCCATGCCGTCATCCTGCGAGCCGTCGGCCGAGAGGGCCATCCAGCCCTGCTTGGACGAACCGTAGAGGATGGGGAAGTCGAGCTGGTCGTCGGTGGCGTCGAGCGCGGCGAAGAGGTCGAACACTTCGTTGACCACCTCGGTCGGGCGCGCGTCCTGCTTGTCGACCTTGTTGATGGCGACGATCGGCTTGAGGCCGATCTTCAGGGCCTTCGACACCACGAACTTGGTCTGCGGCATCGGGCCTTCGGCGGCGTCGACCAGCACGATCGCACCGTCGACCATGTTGAGGATGCGCTCCACCTCGCCGCCGAAATCGGCGTGGCCGGGGGTGTCGACGATGTTGATGCGGACATCCTTCCAGACGATCGAGGTCGCCTTGGCCAGGATGGTGATGCCGCGTTCCTTTTCGAGGTCGTTGGAGTCCATCACGCGCTCGGCCACGCGCTGGTTGTCCCGGAAGGCGCCGGACTGCCGCAGCAGCTGGTCGACCAATGTCGTCTTGCCATGGTCGACGTGCGCGATGATGGCGATGTTGCGAAGTTGCATGATAAACCGGGTTTCCGCGCCTGCTGACCCCTGCCGGCCGGCGCTCTGCGAGTGATGGTCTGTCGGATTTTGCGCCGCAATATCACAAAGCAGGGGCCGGCGGCAATGCCGCGCGGACGGAATGATTCCCGGAGCGCGGACATCCCTGCCCGCTCTTCCCGAGGGACCGGTGCCTCCAGGAGCGGACGGGGATGTCCGCGCTCCGGAAAAGCCTACCGTTTCGCCACGAACACCGCGGTGTCGAGGGTGAAGGTGCCGTCCTCCTCGACGGCGAAATGCTCGCGCACCTCCGCCGAGGTCACCGCCTGCAGGGCGCGGATCGCCTCGACGAAGACGGGCGGCGTGCGCATGCGGGCGATCCACGAGGTGAAGTCGAGCCGCAGGCGCATGGCGCGCGTCGCGGTCACCGTGAAGCCGGCCGCCGCCAGCATCGCCTCCCATTCGGCCACCGTATAGTCGCGCACATGCGAGGGGTCGCGCAGCATCTCGATCGTCTGCAGGAAGGTGTCGCTCACCGGCCGCGGCGGCGCCGTCACGTCGGCGAACACCAGCGTGCCGCCTTCGGCGGCGACGCGGAAGGCCTCGCGCAGGGCGGCGGGGACGTCGCCCCAGTGATGGGCGCTGAAGCGGCTCATCACCATGTCGAAGCTGCCGTCGGCGAAGGGCAGATGCTCGGCCGAGCCCTGCTGCGTCCGGATATTGGCGAGGCCGCGCCGGGCCGCCTCGCCGGCCACCGCGGCCAGCATGTCCGCGGACAGGTCATAGGCGGTGACCGTGCCGGCGAAGGGCGACGCGGCGAAGCTGACATGGCCGCCGCCGCAGCCCAGATCGAGCACGCGCGCCGGGCGCGCCGCGGCGACCTCGGCGGCCATGGCCTCGAGATCCTCGCCCCGGGCGTGGACGACGCTCGCGACATAGGCGGCGGCCTGCGAGCCGAATTGATGGGTGACCAGTGTTTCCAGAGCGGCCGAGCGGGCCATGGCTTTCTCCCTTTGCAGTCTTGTCGCTCCCAGGGGGCCTCCCTGCGGGAGCGACAGGCTGGAAATGTTCTACATCCGTCGTTACACCGGTACCAGATCCAAACTTATCCTGGTATGAATGGTGCCATGACACTCGAATCCGACCAGGCGCGGCGCCAGCAGCTCGGGGCGTTCCTGCGCTCCCAGCGGGCGCGGCTGTCGCCGGCCCTGTTCGGCCTGCCCGGCGGCGCGAGGCGGCGCACGCCCGGCCTGCGGCGCGAGGAGGTCGCCCAGCTCGGCGGCCTGTCGACGACATGGTACACCTGGCTCGAGCAGGGACGCGACATCTCGCTGTCCGCCCATGCGCTCGGCCGCCTCGCCGGCGTCCTGAAATTCTCGCCCGCCGAACGCAGCTATCTGTTCGATCTCGCCGGCAAGCGCGATCCGCAGGGCGCCGGCGACGCGGAGCCGGCGGCGCCCGCCGCCCTGCTCGCGGCGCTGGAGACGGTGGCGGCCCCCGCTTATGTGATCGACCCTCTGTGGAACGCGCTGGGCTGGAACAAGGCCGCCGCCGACCTCTTCACCGGCTGGCTCGACGGCGACAACGACCGCAACCTCCTGCATTTCATCTTCCTGAAGCCGGAAGCCCGGCTCCTGATCGAGGATTGGGACGCGCGGGCGCGGCGGGTGATCGCCGAATTCCGCATCGACTACGGCCACCATCTCGACGAGCCGGCCATGCAGGCGCTGGTCGCCCGGCTGGTGCGCGAAAGCCCCTTCTTCGCCGAGGCCTGGCATGGGCACAGCGTCACCGGCCGGGAGGGCGGGCTGCGGCGCTTCAACCATCCCCGGCGCGGCAGGCTGGACTATCAGCAGGTCACCCTCAATCCGACCACCCGCCCGGACCTCAAATTCGTCATCCTCGTCGGCGGACGCTGAGGCGGAAGGCCGATGCCGGGCGAGCCGGCGGCCGGAGCCGCCCGGCCCGCGGCGTCCCTGGCCGCGGCGTCCTCGGCCTTGCCCCTGAGGGACGCCTCGGATAGGGTCCGCGCCACTTTGCTCGCAAGGGCGCCCCGAGCGACTCTCCGAAGGCTTTTCCATGTCCCTTGAGACCGATCTTCTGGTCGACCGCCGCCTCCTGCGCCGGAAGCTCACACTATGGCGCGTGCTCGCCTTCCTGTTTCTGGCTGCCGCGCTGCTGGTCGCCTATGTGACGCTCGGCGGCAACGCTTCCTTCCAGCATCGCGGCGACCATATCGCCCGCGTCAAGGTCAGCGGCTTCATCGGCGACCAGACCGCCAATCTGAAGCTGTTCGACGCCATCGCCCGGTCGAGCGCCAAGGCGGTGATCGTCGACATCAATTCGCCGGGGGGCACCACCACCGGCGGCGAGGCGCTCTATGACGGCCTGCGCAAATTGTCGGCGGCCAAGCCGACGGTGGCGGTGATCGACGGCCTCGGCGCCTCCGCCGCCTATATGGCGGCGCTCGGCACCGACCATATCGTGGCGCGGCGGACCTCGCTCGTCGGCTCGATCGGGGTGCTGGTGCAATATCCCAACTTCACCAGGCTGCTGAACACCATCGGCGTGTCGGTCGAGGCGGTGAAGTCCTCGCCGCTCAAGGCCGCGCCGGACGGCGTGTCGCCGACCAGCCCGGAGGCCACCGCGGCGCTCGCCTCCATCGTCAACGACACCTATGCCTGGTTCAAGGGACTGGTTAGGGAACGCCGCGGCTATGACGATGCCGGCCTCGCCGCCGTCTCGGACGGGCGCATCTTCACCGGCAAGCAGGCGCTCGACCTCAAGCTGATCGACGGCATCGGCGACGAGAGCAATGCGGTCGCCTGGCTGAGCCAGGCCCGGTCGATCGGCAGGGACCTGCCGGTCGAGGACTGGGACAAGCCCTCGACGAGCTCGTCCTTCCCGTTCGCGCGGGCCGCCGCCTGGCTCGCCGACAGCGCCGGCCTGACGGTGCTGGGCGACGTCCTGCGGGCCGCCCCCGAGGCGCAACCGGCGGCGCTTGACGGCCTCGTATCGGTTTGGCACCCTTGAAACAAAAGCAACGGCCTTCAAAGGCTCCAGCCAAGGTTTCGAGACCGGGTATTCCGAAGACAGGCTCCAGCCTTGCCGGGGCCTTGCGCCGCGCGAGAGTTGCGTCGGCCCTGTTCGGGCAGATAGACACGATCGACAACGAAACGAACGATTGGCGGGCGTAAGATGATCAAATCCGAACTGGTCCTGAAAATCGCGGAAGCCAATCCGCATCTCTACCAGCGCGACATCGAGAATATCGTCAACGCGATCCTCGACGAGATCGCCAACGCCATGGCCAATGGCGACCGCGTCGAGCTGCGCGGCTTCGGGGCCTTCTCGGTCAAGGCACGGCCGGCGCGCATCGGCCGCAATCCGCGCACCGGCGCCCATGTGCCGGTGGAGGAGAAGTTCGTGCCCTTCTTCAAGACCGGCAAGGACATGCGGCTGCGCCTCAACAAGCCGACGGCCAAGGCATGACGGGCGGCAGGGCGCCGGCGAGGCTGAAATCGCCGAGGCGAGGCGGGAACGAGGGCGGGCGATGAAGCGCTTCTTCTATTATCTGGTCCTCATTCCCGTCGCGGCGGTGGTGCTGGCCTTCGCCTTCGCCAATCGCGAATGGGTGACGCTGTCGTTCGACCCGCTGAACCCCCAGGCGCCGGCGGCGGCCCTCGACGCGCCGCTGTTCCTCATCCTGTTCGCCGTGCTGATCCTCGGCGTGCTGCTCGGCGGCTTCTCGGTGTGGCTGAAGCAGGGGCGCCATCGCCGCGCCGCCCGCCTCGCCCGCGCCGAGGCCGAGCGCTACCGGGCCGAGGCGGAGCACCTCCGGGCGCAGCTCGCGGCGGCCTCGCAGCCGCGCGACAGCCACGCCATCCTGCCCTCGCCCGTGCCTTTCTGAGCAGGCTTCCCTTCCCCCGAGCATCGGCCGGTCAAGGCCAGGAGTGCCCATGCGCGTCGTTACCGCCGACGAGATCGACGAACTCTTGAGCTTTCCCGACCTCGTCAACGCCCTGCGCGATGCCTTCGCCGCCGATTTCGTCACCCCGCCGCGCCAGCACCTCGAGATCGGCCATGGCGCCCATGCGGCGACGGCGCTGATGATGCCGTCCTGGACGGCGGATGCGCCCGGCCCCGGCGCCTTCCTCGGCACCAAGCTCGTCAACGTCTTCCCGGGCAACGGCGCGCGGGGCATGCCGGCCGTGCTCGGCACCTATGTGCTGATGTCCGGCGACACCGGCGCGCCGCTGGCGGCGATCGACGGCACCCGCCTCACCCATTGGCGCACGGCGGCGGCCTCGGCCCTCGCCGCCTCCTATCTCGCCCGGCCCGACGCGCGGCGGCTCACCATGGTCGGGACCGGCGCGCTCGCGCCCTTCCTGATCCGCGCCCATATGAGCCAGCGCCCGGTCACCGAGATCACCATCTGGAACCATCGGCCCGAAAGCGCGGCGACGCTGATCGAAAAGCTCGCCCAGGCCGGCTTTGCGGCGCGGTTCGAGCCGGACCTCGAAAGCGCCGTCCGCTCGGCCGACATCGTGTCCTGCGCCACGCTGACCCGGGAACCGCTCGTCAGGGGCGCCTGGCTCAGGCCCGGCACCCATCTCGACCTCGTCGGCGCCTTCAACCTGCAGATGCGCGAAGCGGACGACGAAGCAGCCCGGCGTTCCGAGCTGTTCATCGACACCGAAGCGGCGCTCACCGAGGGCGGCGACGTCGCGCTGGCGATCGGCAGCGGCGCGGTGGCGCGCGGCGACGTCCGCGCCACCCTGTCGGACCTCGCCCGCGGCCGGCACCAGGGCCGCTGCGGCGACGAGGCCATCACTTTGTTCAAATCGATCGGATCCGCCCTGGAGGACCTCGCGGCGGCGATGCTGGTGTGGCGCAAGATCGAAGCATAGGGTGGTTGCCCTGATCGATTCACACGCCTTTCCATCCCCTCCCGGAGCCTCGCCATGCCTCCCTCCCCGTCCGATGCCCGTGCCCGCCGGCTCGACGCCGTCATCGACGCCGCCATCGGCGAGGAGCGCATCGTCGGCGCGGTCGTGCTGGTGGCCGAGGACGGGCAGATCGTCTATCGCCGCGCCGCCGGCCATGCCGACCGCGAGGCGGGCCGGCCCACGGCCGAGGACAGCATCTTCCGCCTGGCCTCGGTGACCAAGCCGCTCGTCGCCGCGGCGGCCCTGTCGCTCGCCGAAGCGGGCGTGCTGGGGCTCGACGATCCCGTGACGCGCTTCCTGCCCGGCTTCCGGCCGAAGCTCGCCGACGGCAGCGAACCGGCGATCACCGTGCGCCAGCTGCTCACCCATACCAGCGGGCTGATCTACGGCTATCCCGAATCGGCCGGGATCTCCGAGGGGATAGACCGCCCGGGCCGCGGCATGGTGGAGAACCTCGAACGGATCGCGGCCCAGCCCCTCGCCTTCGCCCCCGGCACGGCCTGGCGCTATTCGGTGGCGATCGACGTCCTCGGCGGGCTCCTGGAGCAGGCGGCCGGCGCCGGCCTTCCCGCCATCGTCGCCCGCCACGTGACCGGGCCGCTCGGCCTCGCCGATACCGAATTCACGCCGACGAAGCCCGAACGCCTCGCCGCCGCCTATGCCGACGGGAAGCCACGGCCGATCCGCATGGCCGCCCTGCAGCCGGTCCAGGGCAAGGACACCATCTTCCTTTTCGCGCCGGACCGCTGCTTCGACCCTGCCTCCTTCCCCTCCGGCGGCGCCGGCATGGTCGGGACGGCCGGCGATTTCCTCGCCTTCCTCGAGGCCGTACGTACCGGCGGCGGCCCGATCCTCTCGCCGGCGAGCGCGGCCCTGCTCGGCGAGAACGCCATCGGCACCCTCGACACCGGCGTCCCCGGCCGCGGCTTCAGCCTCGGCTGGTCGATCGCGCGCGATCCCGCCGCCGCGGGCGTGCCCTATTCGCCGGGCAGCTGGCAGTGGGGCGGCGTCTACGGCCATTCCTGGTTCGTCGATCCGGCGCGCCGGCTTTCGGTCGTCGCCTTCTCCAACACCGCGGTCGCCGGCGTGGACGGCGCCTACCCCGAAGCGATCCGCAACGCCGTCTATGGCTGAGCGGCAGGGCGCGGAGACCTCCCGGCTGCGCGGGCTCCCGGTCCGCCCCTTGCTGCAAGCGCAGCGTTCGCACGGGCGGACGGGACGTCCGCGCACCCGGGGGAAAATCCTCCTCGCAGCCCTGCTCGCCTGCCTCGCGCTGGCCTCCCCGGGCCGGGCGGGGACCGCCGATCCGCCCGCCGGCCTGCCGATCGCGATCTATCCGGCCTCGGGCCGCCCGCTGGGGCTGGTGGTGCTGCTCTCCGGCGACGGCGGCTGGCAGGCCATCGACCGCGCGCTCGCCCGCCGCTTCGCCGCCGCCGGCTTCGGCGTGGTCGGCCTCGATTCGCTCGATTATTTCTTCGCCCGCAAGACGCCGGAGCGCCTCGCCGCCGACCTCGACCGCATCGCCGACGCCTATCGGCAGGCATGGGGCGTGCGCCGCATCGCCTTCGTCGGCTATTCCTTCGGCGCCGACGCCTTCCCCTTCGCCTGGCCGCATCTGGCGGCCCGGACCCGCCGGGCGACGCGCCTCGTCGCCCTGCTCGGGCTGGTGCCCGCCGCCGATTTCCGCATTTCCATCCTCGAAATGCTCGACATCCCCTCGGCCGACGACGTACCCGTCGGCCCGGCCCTGCGCAGCCTGCCGATGGACAAGGTCATCTGCCTCTATGGCGTCGAGGAACGCGCCGCCGGCAACACCGCCTGCACCCTGCCCGAACTCGGCCGCGCCACCCGCATCGAACGGCGGGGCGGCCATCATTTCGACGGCGACTATGCGGGGATCGCGCGGATCATCCTGCGCAGGCTGGGGGCCGCTTCTCGCTCCGGCATGCGGTAATCCGCGAAGCCGAGGGTTCATGCGGGAAGCGTCGGCGAGACGCCGATGAGCGCCGAGTTAAAGCGATGTTTGGCCCGTAACGGTTCAGGATTTGTCATTGCCGGGCCGCTTGCTCGTCCCGGACGAAGTCTGGACACCCGGGACAAGCCCGGGTGTGACAAAAATGCGCCTCTTCCTGTTATCTCGACGCCTCTGCGCTCCCAGGGTTCTACGTCGCCAGTTCCGCCACCACGGCGTCCAGCAGCGGGAAACCGGCGCGGGTGACGCGGATGCGCGCGCCCGTGCGCTCGATCATGCCGCCTTCGGCGAGGCCGGCGAGGCGGCGCGCGTCGACCGGGCGGCCGCGCAGGGCGGCGAGGCGGTCGAGGTCGATGCCTTCGGCGAGGCGCAGGCCCATCAGGAGGAGCTCGTCGCCCTGCTCGTCCGGGGCGAGGGGCTGGTCGTCGACGAGGCCGTGGCCCTGCCGGTCGACGGCGGCGAACCATTTTTCCGGATTGCGCTCGGTCGACAGCGCGCGACGGACGCCGCCGCCGTCGACGAGGCGCCCATGCGCGCCGGGACCGATGCCGGCATAGTCGCCATAGCGCCAATAGACGAGGTTGTGCCGGCATTCGGCGCCGGGCCGGGCATGGTTCGAGATCTCGTAGGCCGGCAGGCCGCGCCGCTCGCAGGTCTCGCGGGTGATGTCGAACAGCACGCGGGCATCGTCGTCGGGCATCGGCACGAGCTTGCCGGCGGCGACGAGCCGCTCATACATGGTGTCGGGCTCGATGGTGAGCTGGTAGAGCGAAAGATGCTCGGCCGCGCGGTCGATGGCGCCGTCGAGCTCGGCCTGCCAGTCACCGGGCTGCTGGCCGGGCCGGGCATAGATGAGGTCGAAGGAGAAGCGCTCGAAGCTCCTGGCCGCGATCTCCACCGCCGCCATCGCCTCGGCGACACTGTGCATGCGCCCGAGGCGCTTGAGGTCGGCATCGTTCATCGCCTGCACGCCGAGCGAGACGCGGTTGATGCCGGCGGCGCGATAGCCGGCGAACCGCCCGGCGTCGACGCTGGTGGGGTTGGCTTCCAGCGAGATCTCGGCATCGGGCGCCACCGTCCAGGCGCCGGCGACGGCATCGAGCAGGGCGCCGACGGTCTCCGGCGCCATCAGGGAGGGCGTGCCGCCGCCGAAGAAGATCGAGGACACGGTCCGCCCCGGCGCGATGGCGGCCATATGGGCGATCTCGCGGCGATAGGCCTCGACATAGCGCGCCTGGTCGACGCCGCCCTGGCGGACATGGCTGTTGAAGTCGCAATAGGGGCATTTGGCCAGGCAGAACGGCCAATGCAGATAGACGCCGAAGCCGGGGCCGGAGGGGGAAGAGGTCATCGGGCTCAAGTGGCAGTTGATGATGGCGGCGTCAATGGCGGGGGCTGGACAACCTTCTCCCGATTCGGGAGAAGGTGGCGCGAAGCGCCGGATGAGGGTCTAAACCTGGATATGGAAAGCACGAAATCCCCGCCTTTCAATCATGAAGAAAGGCAGCTCGCAGGATCTCCTGCAATACCGGGTCGAGATCACCTTTCAACTGTTCGTTTGTAAAACGCAGCACCGCAAATCCCGACGCCTCGATTGCCGCGGTGCGCTCCTCATCATATTCGCGATGCCAATCGTGTTGCTTGCCATCGAGCTCGATCACCAGTCGTTTCTCAAGACATACGAAGTCGACGGTGTAGGCCAGCAACGGGACCTGCCGCCTGAATTTGAGACCTTGCAGCCTTCTTCCACGCAGAGCTTGCCAGAGACGGCCTTCGACATCGGTCTGATTGGCTCGAAGCTGCCTTGCGAATAAACGCTGTTCGCTCGTCATGATGGGGATCCCGGCTGCGCCTTTCCTGTCGAAGTCTAGGCCCTCATCCGGCGCTTCGCGCCACCTTCTCCCGCACCGGGAGAAGGTTGATTCCCATCCGCCGCTATCCACAACCCATATCCGGCTTCCCCGTGCCTGATTCGGCTGCTTCTGCTAGGGTCCGGCCATGAACATCGCTCCCCAGAAACCCGACCCGGACGGCCTGCAGCCGGTCACGCCGATGATGGCGCAATATCTCGAGATCAAGGCGGCGCATCAGGGGGCGCTGCTGTTCTACCGCATGGGCGATTTCTACGAATTGTTCTTCGAGGATGCCGAGATCGCCTCCAAGACGCTCGGCATCGTGCTGACCAAGCGCGGCAAGCACCAGGGCGCCGACATCGCCATGTGCGGCGTGCCGGTGGTGCGTGCCGACGAATATCTGCAGCGCCTGATCGCGCATGGCCATCGCGTCGCGGTGTGCGAGCAGATGGAGGACCCGGCGGAGGCCAAGAAGCGCGGCGGCAAGTCGGTGGTCCGGCGCGGCGTCGTCCGCCTCGTCACGCCCGGCACCATCACCGAGGAGACGCTGCTGGAGCCCACCCGCTCCAACCTGCTGCTCGCGGTGGCGCGCCTGCGCGTCTCCGACGACGAGGCGCGCTACGGCCTCGCCTTCGCCGACATCTCCACCGGCCAGTTCGGCCTGTCGGAATGCTCACCCGCCGGCCTCGCGGCCGAGATCGCCCGGCTCGATCCGAGCGAGGTCGTCATCGCCGAGGCGGTGCACGAGGACGAGGCGCTCGCGCCGCTGTGGCGCGAAATCCGCGCCGCGGTGACCCCGGTCGGCCGCGACGTCTTCGACGGCGGCCAGGCCGAGCGGCGCCTGGCGGACTTCTTCGACGTCGCCACCATCGACGGCTTCGGCAGCTTCTCGCGGGCGGAGACCGTCGCGGCCGCCGGGCTGGTGACCTACATCCTGCGCACCCAGGTCGGCCGGAAGCCGGCGCTCGATCCGCCGCGCCGGGACGGGGCCAGCAGCCATATGGCGATCGACGCGGCGACGCGCGCCAATCTCGAATTGCTGCGCACGCTCGGCGGGGAGCGCGCGGGCTCGCTGTTCGACGCCATCGACCGCACGGTGACGGCCGGCGGCGGGCGCCTGCTGGCGCAATGGCTGGCGAGCCCGCTGATCCGTCCCGACGCCATCGCCGAGCGGCAGGATGCGGTCGCCTTCTTCACCGAAAGGGCGCTGCTGCGCGGGCAGATGCGGGCGCGGCTGCGGTCCGCGCCGGATATCGCGCGCTCGATGGGGCGGCTGGCGCTCGACCGCGCCGGCCCGCGCGACCTCGCCGCGCTGCGCGAGGGGCTCGGCGGCATCGCCGACCTCGAAGCCCTCCTGCAGGCCCAGGCCGACCTGCCGCCGATCCTCGCCGCGATCGCCGCGGCGCTGGCCCGGCCGGACCGCGGCCTCGCTCCCCGCCTCGCGGCGGCGCTGGAGGACGACCTGCCGCTGCTCAAGCGCGACGGCGGCTTCATCCGCGCCGGCTATGACGCGGCGCTCGACGAGACGCGGGCGCTGCGCGACGAGAGCCGGCGCGTCATCGCCGCCCTGCAGGCGCGCTATGCCGAGACGAGCGAGGTGCGCCAGCTCAAGATCAAGCACAACAACATGCTCGGCTATTTCGTCGAGGTGCCGCAGCAGGCGGGCGAGGCCTTCCTGCAGCCCGGCCTGCGCGAGACCTATGTCCATCGCCAGACCATGGCCGGCGCCATGCGCTTCTCGACCTCGGAGCTCTCGACGCTGGAATCGCGCATCGCTTCGGCGGCCGAACAGGCGCTCGCCGGCGAGCTGGCGATCTTCGGCGAACTGGCCGGCGCCCTGCTCGCCGACGGCGCGGCCATCCGCACAGCCACCGAGGCGCTCGCCCTGCTCGACGTCATCGTGGCGCTGGCCGTGCTGGCGGAAGAGGAGAACTATGCCCGGCCGGCGGTCGACGGCTCGCTCGCCTTCGCCATCGAGGGCGGCCGCCATCCGGTCGTCGAACAGGCGCTGAAGCGCGACGGCAAGCCCTTCGTCGCCAATGACTGCGACCTGTCGGGCCAGGAAGCCGGCAAGGCTGGGGCCGGCAAGGCTGCGGGCAGGAGCGCGCCGGACAAGAGCGCGGCGGGGAAGATCTGGCTGCTGACCGGCCCCAACATGGCCGGCAAGTCGACCTTCCTGCGCCAGAACGCCCTCATCGCCGTGCTGGCGCAGATCGGCTCCTTCGTGCCGGCCCGGCAGGCCCATATCGGCGCCGTCGACGCCCTGTTTTCCCGCGTCGGCGCGGCCGACGATCTCGCCCGCGGCCGCTCCACCTTCATGGTCGAGATGGTGGAGACGGCGGCCATCCTCAACCAGGCCGGGCCCCGCGCCCTCGTCATCCTCGACGAGATCGGGCGCGGCACCGCCACCTTCGACGGCCTGTCCATCGCCTGGGCGGCGATCGAGAACCTCTCGGCCGTCAATCGCTGCCGCGCTCTGTTCGCCACGCATTACCATGAACTGACCCAGCTTTCGAAGAAGCTGCCGCGCCTGGCCAACGCCACCATGCGGGTGACCGAATGGCAGGGCGACGTCGTCTTCCTGCACGAGGTGGTGCCGGGCGCGGCGGACCGCTCCTACGGTATCCAGGTCGCCAAGCTGGCCGGCATGCCCGCCGCGGTGGTGGAGCGGGCGCGCGCCGTGCTGGCGCAGCTCGAAGCGACCGACCGCCAGGCCCCCTCGGCGCGGCTGATCGACGACCTGCCGCTCTTCGCCGCGGCCCCCCGCGCGGCCGCCCCGGCGCCCGCGACCCGGCCGGACGTCGTCGCCGAGGCGCTCGACGCCCTCGATCCCAACGACATGACGCCTCGCCAGGCGCTGGAGGCCTTGTTTTCCTTGAAAGCCAAACGGGATGGCGCCAGAAGAGCGTAGTTCCTGGGACCGCAGGCTTCCAGCCTGCTCTGTTGCGTGTCGCGAAGAGGCAGGCTGGAAGCCTGCGGTCCCAGGGTTGTCACCTTCCCCCAAAGGCCCCCCATGCTCGACAAGCCCGATCGTGAGCTGCATCTCGTCATCGACCGCATGGCGCTCGAGGCGGAGATCGACGCGCTCGCCCTGGAGCACGAGGGCGAGCGCGACGCGCTGCGCCTCGCCGTGGTGGCGCTGCTCAAGACGACGCTGCGCGAGGGGCGCGAGCGCATCAAGGCGTGGTTCCACGAGGACAGGCTCGGCACGGTCTGCGCCCAGCGCCTGTCCTGGCTGGAGGACGAGCTGATCCGCGCGACCTATGCCTATGTCACGCGCTATGTCTACACGACGCATAATCCCACCTCCGGCGAGCGCATGGCGATCATCGCGGTGGGCGGCTACGGCCGGGGCACGCTGGCGCCGGGCTCGGACATCGACCTCCTCTTCCTGCTGCCGGCCAAGCAGACCGCCTGGGGCGAGAGCGTCACCGAGGCGATCCTCTACGTGCTGTGGGACCTCGGCCAGAAGGTCGGCCACGCCACGCGCTCGATCGACGACTGCCTGCGCCTCGCCCGCACCGACATGACCATCCGCACCACGCTGCTGGAGGCGCGCCCGATCCTCGGCGACATGTCGCTGGCCGGGGATCTCGCCGCCCGCTTCGACAAGGAGATCGTGCAGTCGACGGCGGCCGAGTTCGTCGCCGCCAAGCTCGCCGAACGCGACGAGCGCATCGTCAAGACCGGCAATTCGCGCTACCGCGTCGAGCCCAACGTCAAGGAGGGCAAGGGCGGCCTGCGCGACCTCAACACGCTCTACTGGATCGCCAAATATGTCTACCGGGTGCGC encodes the following:
- the typA gene encoding translational GTPase TypA, which produces MQLRNIAIIAHVDHGKTTLVDQLLRQSGAFRDNQRVAERVMDSNDLEKERGITILAKATSIVWKDVRINIVDTPGHADFGGEVERILNMVDGAIVLVDAAEGPMPQTKFVVSKALKIGLKPIVAINKVDKQDARPTEVVNEVFDLFAALDATDDQLDFPILYGSSKQGWMALSADGSQDDGMAPLFDLVLQHVKQPTVEPGPFRMLGTILEANPYLGRIITGRISSGVLKANMPIKAIGVDGKVVEQGRVSKVLAFRGIERQPVEEAEAGDIVAIAGLTLGTVADTFCALEVTQGIVAQPIDPPTVSMTFMVNDSPLAGTEGDKVTSRVIRDRLLKEAEGNVALKIEESADKDSFIVSGRGELQLAILIEVMRREGFELGVSRPRVVFQKDPASGELLEPIEEVVIDVDEEFSGVVVQKMSERKADMIEMRPSGGNRQRLVFYAPTRGLIGYQGELLTDTRGTAVMNRLFHAYAPFKGEVAGRRNGVLISTDAGEAVAYALWNLEDRGPMMIEPGWKVYQGMIVGEHTRENDLEVNVLKGKKLTNVRASGKDEAVRLTPPIKMTLEKSIAWIQDDELLEVTPKSIRLRKAILDPNERKKADRAREAAA
- a CDS encoding class I SAM-dependent methyltransferase encodes the protein MARSAALETLVTHQFGSQAAAYVASVVHARGEDLEAMAAEVAAARPARVLDLGCGGGHVSFAASPFAGTVTAYDLSADMLAAVAGEAARRGLANIRTQQGSAEHLPFADGSFDMVMSRFSAHHWGDVPAALREAFRVAAEGGTLVFADVTAPPRPVSDTFLQTIEMLRDPSHVRDYTVAEWEAMLAAAGFTVTATRAMRLRLDFTSWIARMRTPPVFVEAIRALQAVTSAEVREHFAVEEDGTFTLDTAVFVAKR
- a CDS encoding helix-turn-helix transcriptional regulator codes for the protein MTLESDQARRQQLGAFLRSQRARLSPALFGLPGGARRRTPGLRREEVAQLGGLSTTWYTWLEQGRDISLSAHALGRLAGVLKFSPAERSYLFDLAGKRDPQGAGDAEPAAPAALLAALETVAAPAYVIDPLWNALGWNKAAADLFTGWLDGDNDRNLLHFIFLKPEARLLIEDWDARARRVIAEFRIDYGHHLDEPAMQALVARLVRESPFFAEAWHGHSVTGREGGLRRFNHPRRGRLDYQQVTLNPTTRPDLKFVILVGGR
- the sppA gene encoding signal peptide peptidase SppA produces the protein MSLETDLLVDRRLLRRKLTLWRVLAFLFLAAALLVAYVTLGGNASFQHRGDHIARVKVSGFIGDQTANLKLFDAIARSSAKAVIVDINSPGGTTTGGEALYDGLRKLSAAKPTVAVIDGLGASAAYMAALGTDHIVARRTSLVGSIGVLVQYPNFTRLLNTIGVSVEAVKSSPLKAAPDGVSPTSPEATAALASIVNDTYAWFKGLVRERRGYDDAGLAAVSDGRIFTGKQALDLKLIDGIGDESNAVAWLSQARSIGRDLPVEDWDKPSTSSSFPFARAAAWLADSAGLTVLGDVLRAAPEAQPAALDGLVSVWHP
- the ihfB gene encoding integration host factor subunit beta, translating into MIKSELVLKIAEANPHLYQRDIENIVNAILDEIANAMANGDRVELRGFGAFSVKARPARIGRNPRTGAHVPVEEKFVPFFKTGKDMRLRLNKPTAKA
- a CDS encoding lipopolysaccharide assembly protein LapA domain-containing protein; amino-acid sequence: MKRFFYYLVLIPVAAVVLAFAFANREWVTLSFDPLNPQAPAAALDAPLFLILFAVLILGVLLGGFSVWLKQGRHRRAARLARAEAERYRAEAEHLRAQLAAASQPRDSHAILPSPVPF
- a CDS encoding ornithine cyclodeaminase family protein — its product is MRVVTADEIDELLSFPDLVNALRDAFAADFVTPPRQHLEIGHGAHAATALMMPSWTADAPGPGAFLGTKLVNVFPGNGARGMPAVLGTYVLMSGDTGAPLAAIDGTRLTHWRTAAASALAASYLARPDARRLTMVGTGALAPFLIRAHMSQRPVTEITIWNHRPESAATLIEKLAQAGFAARFEPDLESAVRSADIVSCATLTREPLVRGAWLRPGTHLDLVGAFNLQMREADDEAARRSELFIDTEAALTEGGDVALAIGSGAVARGDVRATLSDLARGRHQGRCGDEAITLFKSIGSALEDLAAAMLVWRKIEA